Proteins from a genomic interval of Kribbella aluminosa:
- a CDS encoding MFS transporter — MRNRDFRRLWLSGAVSGIGSWLLVVAIPVYVFTLTGSAAATGLTLALEALPALILGPWAGVLLDRWDLARAMWIADLVSAATVALILFADRDHIWLIYLAILLENTATTVFRPAARALLPAVVGTGDELAAANTLNAVTGSVLRLAAPPLGALLLAGPGIEFVLAVDIVSYLVSAAVIATVRTRRHATTAEPPRPLEGLRAAVEHRALRGILIGQTVFLTANAGLTALLVPFTVDHLNAPGYVVGYLISGLGAGYLVGAALSTRATRLLGTRELLTITQLASAAAYFALFNAPNVPIAVAAVVLIGFPGSILLITAGTTIQRAAPPEVLASVGAIFFAADSLALLLGGPGRPGDHPRHRPAADAQPAGGAGGLRRGRHAGRRTATSRPFAAGP, encoded by the coding sequence GTGAGGAACCGAGACTTCCGACGGCTCTGGCTCAGCGGAGCGGTGTCCGGCATCGGATCGTGGCTGCTGGTGGTCGCGATCCCGGTGTACGTCTTCACGCTCACCGGCTCCGCGGCCGCCACCGGCCTGACCCTTGCTCTGGAGGCGCTGCCCGCGCTGATCCTCGGCCCCTGGGCCGGCGTACTCCTGGACCGCTGGGACCTCGCCCGCGCGATGTGGATCGCCGATCTCGTGAGCGCGGCCACCGTCGCGCTGATCCTGTTCGCCGACCGCGACCACATCTGGCTCATCTACCTGGCGATCCTGCTCGAGAACACCGCGACCACCGTCTTCCGCCCGGCCGCCCGCGCGCTGCTACCGGCGGTCGTCGGCACCGGCGACGAACTGGCCGCGGCCAACACCCTGAACGCCGTCACCGGCAGCGTGCTCCGCCTGGCCGCACCACCGCTCGGCGCCCTGCTCCTCGCCGGCCCCGGCATCGAGTTCGTACTGGCCGTCGACATCGTGAGCTACCTCGTCTCGGCAGCCGTGATCGCCACGGTCCGCACTCGTCGCCACGCGACCACCGCCGAACCGCCGCGCCCCCTCGAAGGACTCCGCGCCGCCGTCGAACACCGCGCTCTGCGCGGCATCCTGATCGGCCAGACCGTCTTCCTCACCGCGAACGCCGGCCTCACCGCCCTCCTGGTCCCGTTCACCGTCGACCACCTGAATGCCCCCGGGTACGTCGTCGGCTACCTGATCTCCGGCCTCGGCGCCGGGTACCTCGTCGGCGCAGCCCTCAGCACCCGCGCCACCCGGCTCCTGGGCACGCGCGAACTCCTGACGATCACCCAGCTCGCCAGCGCCGCGGCGTACTTCGCGCTCTTCAACGCCCCGAACGTCCCGATCGCCGTCGCGGCGGTGGTACTGATCGGCTTCCCTGGCAGCATCCTGCTGATCACGGCCGGCACCACCATCCAGCGCGCGGCCCCGCCAGAGGTCCTGGCGAGCGTCGGCGCGATCTTTTTCGCTGCGGACTCACTGGCGCTACTCCTCGGCGGCCCTGGTCGCCCCGGCGATCACCCTCGCCATCGGCCTGCGGCTGACGCTCAACCTGCTGGCGGTGCTGGCGGTCTGCGCCGCGGGCGTCACGCTGGTCGTCGTACCGCGACATCCCGCCCATTTGCTGCCGGTCCGTAA
- a CDS encoding helix-turn-helix domain-containing protein has translation MELGDVLRDRRKAAGRTIASVAVDAGLSVPYIANLENGRGNPTLAALDRLATALGARLDVRIDDEAPAPPPSAAAELLAASVRADKILAALSNGRSRATVRRDLITTLDALQSLLGHPPTPADLNRLLDLLQLSRLELG, from the coding sequence ATGGAGCTTGGCGACGTACTGCGGGATCGTCGGAAGGCAGCCGGCCGGACCATCGCGTCGGTGGCGGTCGACGCGGGGCTGTCGGTGCCGTACATCGCGAACCTCGAGAACGGCCGCGGCAACCCGACCCTCGCTGCCCTGGACCGCCTCGCCACGGCCCTCGGCGCCCGCCTCGACGTACGCATCGACGACGAGGCGCCGGCGCCACCCCCGTCCGCCGCCGCCGAACTCCTGGCAGCTTCCGTCCGAGCCGACAAGATCCTCGCCGCGCTGTCCAACGGCCGCTCGCGCGCCACGGTCCGCCGCGACCTGATCACCACGCTCGACGCCCTCCAGTCCCTCCTCGGTCACCCACCCACCCCCGCAGACCTGAATCGCCTCCTCGACCTTCTGCAACTCAGCCGGCTGGAACTCGGCTGA
- a CDS encoding GNAT family N-acetyltransferase translates to MEIGARIARAQVDGLGRSRRQIVAGPLAGMLHDRDDWYLSTMVAAEPGQPFGADDLPWALETIRQAFAAEDRWLSAELVDEASPGLAEALEANGMTIVSRLPLLVVEPADLVLPELPNGVTVQVVASEADQKIADAVSSEAYEMPDSGFAFKPDPVDGGAVLVYDDDVPVATAAWTAVADGVSEVAGVGTIHGRRRRGYGGIATTYATVKAFELGGATLAWLTPGDDGADRVYRRLGYTPKATAVHLGDPGGHLADLR, encoded by the coding sequence ATGGAGATCGGGGCGCGGATCGCGCGGGCGCAGGTGGATGGGCTGGGGCGGTCGCGGCGGCAGATCGTCGCGGGTCCGCTGGCCGGGATGCTGCACGACCGGGACGACTGGTACCTCTCGACGATGGTCGCCGCCGAGCCCGGGCAGCCGTTCGGTGCGGACGACCTCCCGTGGGCGCTGGAGACCATCCGCCAGGCCTTCGCCGCCGAGGACCGCTGGCTGAGCGCGGAGCTGGTCGACGAGGCGAGCCCCGGCCTGGCCGAAGCCCTCGAGGCGAACGGCATGACGATCGTGTCCCGCCTGCCGCTCCTCGTCGTCGAGCCCGCCGACCTCGTCCTGCCCGAGCTACCGAACGGCGTGACTGTGCAGGTCGTCGCCTCCGAGGCCGACCAGAAGATCGCGGACGCGGTCTCCTCCGAGGCGTACGAGATGCCCGACTCCGGGTTCGCCTTCAAGCCCGATCCGGTCGACGGCGGCGCAGTGCTGGTGTACGACGACGACGTACCAGTGGCGACTGCTGCCTGGACCGCGGTCGCGGACGGGGTGTCCGAGGTCGCCGGCGTCGGCACGATCCACGGCCGGCGGCGGCGCGGGTACGGCGGCATCGCCACGACGTACGCGACCGTGAAGGCCTTCGAGCTCGGCGGCGCGACCTTGGCCTGGCTGACTCCGGGGGACGACGGCGCGGACCGCGTGTACCGCCGCCTCGGCTACACGCCCAAGGCAACGGCCGTGCACCTCGGCGACCCGGGCGGACACCTCGCCGACCTCCGCTGA
- a CDS encoding SigE family RNA polymerase sigma factor — protein MDRDQEYVEFVAAAGGALRRTAFLVCGDWHRADDVVQESLVKLYRSWTKVDRQGNPLAYARRIVVNTALDSGRRSWRREVPTADLSTDRVRPGDHADLAVDQATRDELLTALGTLAPRQRACVVLRYYEDLSVEQTAAILGCSEGTVRSQSARGLETLRNAIDQGRQIGRAR, from the coding sequence GTGGACCGGGACCAGGAGTACGTCGAGTTCGTTGCAGCGGCGGGCGGCGCGTTACGCCGTACCGCGTTCCTGGTGTGCGGGGACTGGCACCGGGCCGACGACGTCGTACAGGAATCGCTGGTCAAGCTCTACCGGTCGTGGACGAAGGTGGACCGGCAGGGCAATCCGCTGGCGTACGCCCGGCGGATCGTCGTCAACACGGCCCTGGACAGCGGCCGGCGCTCCTGGCGCCGGGAAGTGCCGACCGCTGACCTGTCGACCGACCGGGTCCGGCCGGGCGACCACGCCGACCTCGCCGTCGATCAGGCCACGCGTGACGAGCTGCTGACCGCGCTCGGCACGCTCGCGCCCCGGCAGCGCGCCTGCGTCGTGCTCCGGTACTACGAGGATCTGTCGGTCGAGCAGACCGCCGCGATCCTCGGGTGCTCGGAAGGTACGGTGCGCAGCCAGTCGGCCCGCGGCCTCGAGACTCTCCGGAACGCCATCGATCAGGGTCGGCAGATCGGCCGGGCCCGGTGA
- a CDS encoding TetR/AcrR family transcriptional regulator: MSENKPVRRRRADADRSRTAILAAALELLDEHPDASLERIAEAAHVTRQTVYAHFPSRDALLNAVLDELTAETLRAIDDLDLDHGSAFGNALGLIDLAWRTFERHPLLLHIPQTSGPDARHDPVTERLERLIRRGQRDGEITRDLPVHWLVSTLISLGHAAGDSVAAGRLTARTAYKTLHTTLTRILQP; encoded by the coding sequence GTGTCAGAGAACAAGCCGGTACGTCGCCGCCGCGCGGACGCGGACCGCAGCCGTACCGCGATCCTGGCCGCGGCGCTCGAACTGCTCGACGAGCACCCGGACGCCAGCCTGGAACGGATCGCCGAGGCCGCGCACGTCACCCGGCAGACCGTGTACGCCCACTTCCCGTCCCGCGACGCCCTGCTGAACGCCGTACTCGACGAGCTCACCGCCGAGACGCTCCGGGCGATCGACGACCTGGACCTCGACCACGGATCGGCGTTCGGCAACGCCCTCGGTCTGATCGACCTCGCGTGGCGGACGTTCGAACGGCACCCGCTACTGCTGCACATCCCGCAGACCAGCGGGCCGGACGCGCGCCACGACCCGGTGACCGAGCGCCTCGAGCGCCTGATCCGCCGCGGTCAGCGAGACGGCGAGATCACCCGTGACCTGCCCGTGCACTGGCTGGTCAGCACGCTGATCTCGCTCGGCCACGCGGCCGGCGACTCGGTCGCCGCCGGCCGCCTCACCGCCCGGACCGCCTACAAGACGCTCCACACCACCCTCACCCGCATCCTGCAGCCCTAG
- a CDS encoding nuclear transport factor 2 family protein, whose protein sequence is MLIFDGMSDLSAREFVADFYESFTREVVAGADAAAVVDRYYTPDIEQVADGVTLDRQRLIDHLRPVRKNVVSCTYDVHEAIRTGNRLAARFTIHAETRRGRTISTEVYMFGELAPDGRIRHTTQATRDVSAP, encoded by the coding sequence ATGCTTATCTTTGACGGTATGTCAGATTTAAGCGCACGGGAGTTCGTCGCGGACTTCTACGAGTCGTTCACCCGGGAGGTGGTCGCGGGCGCGGACGCCGCCGCGGTCGTCGACCGGTACTACACGCCCGACATCGAACAGGTCGCCGACGGCGTCACCCTCGACCGGCAACGCCTGATCGACCACCTCCGCCCGGTCCGCAAGAACGTCGTCTCCTGCACGTACGACGTCCACGAGGCGATCCGCACCGGCAACCGGCTGGCCGCGCGGTTCACGATCCACGCGGAGACGCGACGCGGGCGGACGATCTCCACCGAGGTGTACATGTTCGGAGAGCTTGCCCCGGACGGCCGCATCCGCCATACGACACAGGCGACGCGCGATGTGAGCGCGCCGTGA
- a CDS encoding heavy-metal-associated domain-containing protein, protein MTVFRVLGMTCSHCVGFVSEELEAVAGVESVKVDLSTGLITLRTDRPIDPAEIRTAVEAAGYEVEP, encoded by the coding sequence GTGACCGTGTTCCGCGTCCTCGGCATGACCTGCTCGCATTGCGTCGGTTTCGTGAGCGAGGAACTCGAGGCGGTGGCCGGCGTCGAGTCGGTCAAGGTCGACCTCTCGACGGGGTTGATCACCCTGCGCACCGATCGCCCGATCGACCCCGCCGAAATCCGAACCGCAGTAGAAGCCGCCGGCTACGAAGTCGAGCCCTGA
- a CDS encoding Tex family protein encodes MQSIEQRIAGELEVQEFQVRAAVALLDEGSTVPFIARYRKEVTGMLDDAQLRTLEERLRYLRELEERRQTVLESIDSQGKLDDALKEQILAADTKSRLEDIYLPFKPKRRTKAMIARENGLEPLADGLMADPDVEPIAAAAVFVNADVPDPQAALDGARAILVERFAEDADLIGDLRERLWEQGRLASAVREGKETDGAKFSDYFEFDEPFTKMPSHRILALFRGEKEDVLTVSIEPLPAGVEVDGPTEYETTIARKVGVENQGRPADKWLVETVRWAWRTKILVHLGIDLRMRLRQVAEDEAIRVFAANLRDLLLAAPAGTRATMGLDPGFRTGVKVAVVDATGKVVDTGVIYPHVPQNQWDKSIATLAALAAAHDVELIAIGNGTASRETDKLAAELIAKHPELKLTKAVVSEAGASVYSASAFASQELPGMDVSLRGAVSIARRLQDPLAELVKIDPKSIGVGQYQHDLAENALSRSLDAVVEDCVNAVGVDLNTASAPLLIRVSGITPGLADNIVQHRDVNGPFTSRTALREVPRLGPKAFEQAAGFLRIPDGDDPLDASSVHPEAYPVVRRILDATGSDVKALIGSAELKRLKAADFVDDMFGLPTVTDILAELEKPGRDPRPAFKTAVFAEGVDKIADLKPGMRLEGQVTNVAAFGAFIDIGVHQDGLAHVSALSKTFVKDPREVVKPGDIVMVKVLEVDIPRQRISLTLRLDDEVGSGGSGGRGGQNRGQGAQGRGAQDGNQGGNQGSGRGGQGSGQGSNQGGGRGGQGGNQGGGRGGQGQGRGGQGGQGRGPGGRGPGGQGRGPGGQGGGNQGGPARGKQPETPMDETSLADAFRKAGFTVR; translated from the coding sequence GTGCAGTCGATCGAGCAGCGGATCGCCGGCGAGTTGGAGGTCCAGGAGTTCCAGGTGCGGGCAGCGGTGGCGCTGCTGGACGAGGGCTCGACGGTCCCGTTCATCGCGCGGTACCGCAAAGAGGTCACCGGGATGCTGGACGACGCCCAGCTGCGGACCCTCGAGGAGCGGTTGCGGTATCTCCGGGAGCTGGAGGAGCGCCGGCAGACCGTGCTGGAGTCCATCGACAGCCAGGGCAAGCTGGACGACGCGCTGAAGGAGCAGATCCTCGCCGCGGACACCAAGTCCCGGCTGGAGGACATCTACCTCCCGTTCAAGCCGAAGCGCCGGACGAAGGCGATGATTGCCCGGGAGAACGGCCTGGAGCCGCTCGCCGACGGCCTGATGGCGGACCCGGACGTCGAGCCGATCGCGGCCGCCGCCGTCTTCGTGAACGCCGACGTACCCGACCCGCAGGCCGCGCTGGACGGCGCCCGGGCGATCCTGGTCGAGCGGTTCGCCGAGGACGCCGACCTGATCGGTGACTTGCGCGAGCGGCTCTGGGAGCAGGGCCGGCTGGCGTCCGCCGTACGGGAAGGCAAGGAGACCGACGGCGCGAAGTTCTCGGACTACTTCGAGTTCGACGAGCCGTTCACGAAGATGCCGTCGCACCGGATCCTCGCGCTGTTCCGCGGCGAGAAGGAGGACGTACTCACGGTCTCCATCGAGCCGCTGCCCGCGGGTGTCGAGGTCGACGGGCCGACGGAGTACGAGACGACCATCGCCCGCAAGGTCGGCGTCGAGAACCAGGGCCGCCCGGCCGACAAATGGCTGGTGGAGACGGTCCGCTGGGCCTGGCGGACGAAGATCCTCGTGCACCTCGGCATCGACCTGCGGATGCGGTTACGGCAGGTCGCCGAGGACGAGGCGATCCGGGTGTTCGCGGCCAACCTGCGCGACCTGCTGCTGGCCGCCCCGGCCGGCACCCGCGCGACGATGGGCCTGGACCCGGGCTTCCGGACCGGCGTGAAGGTCGCCGTCGTGGACGCGACCGGCAAGGTCGTCGACACCGGCGTCATCTACCCGCACGTCCCGCAGAACCAGTGGGACAAGTCGATCGCCACGCTGGCCGCGCTGGCCGCCGCGCACGACGTCGAGCTGATTGCCATCGGCAACGGTACGGCGTCCCGCGAGACCGACAAGCTGGCCGCGGAGCTGATCGCCAAACACCCTGAGCTGAAGCTCACCAAGGCCGTCGTGTCCGAGGCCGGCGCGTCGGTGTACTCGGCGTCCGCGTTCGCGTCCCAGGAGCTGCCCGGGATGGACGTGTCGCTGCGCGGCGCGGTCTCGATCGCGCGCCGGCTGCAGGACCCGCTGGCCGAGCTGGTGAAGATCGACCCGAAGTCGATCGGCGTCGGCCAGTACCAGCACGACCTCGCCGAGAACGCGTTGTCCCGCTCGCTGGACGCGGTCGTCGAGGACTGTGTGAACGCGGTCGGCGTCGACCTGAACACGGCGTCCGCGCCGCTGCTCATCCGGGTCTCCGGCATCACCCCCGGCCTGGCCGACAACATCGTCCAGCACCGCGACGTCAACGGCCCGTTCACCTCACGTACGGCGCTGCGCGAGGTGCCGCGGCTCGGCCCGAAGGCGTTCGAGCAGGCCGCCGGGTTCCTCCGGATCCCCGACGGCGACGACCCGCTCGACGCGTCCAGCGTGCACCCGGAGGCGTATCCCGTCGTACGGCGGATTCTCGACGCGACCGGGTCCGATGTGAAGGCGCTGATCGGGTCCGCGGAGCTGAAGCGGCTGAAGGCGGCGGACTTCGTCGACGACATGTTCGGGCTGCCGACCGTGACCGACATCCTGGCCGAGCTGGAGAAGCCTGGGCGGGACCCGCGGCCGGCGTTCAAGACCGCGGTGTTCGCGGAGGGTGTGGACAAGATCGCGGACCTGAAGCCTGGGATGCGGCTCGAGGGTCAGGTCACCAACGTGGCGGCCTTCGGTGCGTTCATCGACATCGGTGTCCACCAGGACGGGCTCGCGCACGTGTCGGCGCTGTCGAAGACCTTCGTGAAGGACCCGCGCGAGGTGGTCAAGCCGGGTGACATCGTGATGGTGAAGGTCCTCGAGGTGGACATCCCGCGGCAGCGGATCTCGCTGACGCTGCGGCTGGACGACGAGGTCGGCTCCGGCGGCTCCGGCGGTCGCGGCGGCCAGAACCGGGGCCAAGGCGCCCAGGGTCGCGGCGCCCAAGACGGCAACCAGGGCGGCAACCAAGGCAGCGGTCGCGGTGGTCAGGGCAGTGGCCAAGGCAGCAACCAAGGCGGCGGTCGCGGTGGTCAGGGCGGCAACCAAGGCGGAGGCCGCGGTGGCCAAGGTCAAGGCCGCGGCGGTCAAGGTGGTCAGGGGCGTGGCCCGGGCGGTCGCGGTCCAGGCGGCCAGGGCCGCGGACCAGGCGGCCAGGGCGGCGGCAACCAAGGCGGACCGGCCCGCGGCAAGCAGCCCGAGACCCCCATGGACGAAACCTCCCTCGCCGACGCCTTCCGCAAGGCCGGCTTCACCGTCCGCTGA
- a CDS encoding DHA2 family efflux MFS transporter permease subunit, producing the protein MYATTETLATTPAAQGSRSRWLALYTLCAGMLMIVLDVTVVNVALPAIQDDLGFTSSSLAWVVNAYLIAFGGLLLLAGRLGDLLGRRNVFTAGLVVFTIASVLCGLARSQEVLVIARFIQGVGGALTSAVILGMIVTLFPEPREQAKAIGMFAFVASAGGSIGLLAGGVLTQAISWHWIFFVNLPIGVLTTALAVKFIEKDKGLGLGRGTDVPGAVLITGALMLGVFTIVKPAAELGWTAPRTLLLAAITLALLAGFIVREATAANPLVPLRIFRSRTLTGANLVQALSSSGMFGIFFLGSLYLQRVLGYDALEIGLAFLPTTVVMGLLSVKYSEKLVMRFGPRRPLIVGLSLIVVGLALFTQAPVGGNYFIHVLPVLALLGLGGGICFPALMGLSMSDVKPEDAGLASGLIGTMGEVGAALGLAILATLSATRTATSTKSPLEALTDGYHFSFGVAAAIVAAAVAIAAIVMRPTKQAVTTEDPEPELLCEAA; encoded by the coding sequence ATGTACGCGACGACCGAGACCCTGGCGACGACGCCGGCCGCGCAGGGCAGCCGCTCGCGCTGGCTGGCCCTCTACACACTCTGTGCGGGCATGTTGATGATCGTGCTCGACGTGACCGTGGTGAACGTAGCCCTACCAGCCATCCAGGACGACCTGGGCTTTACGAGCTCCTCGCTCGCTTGGGTGGTCAATGCGTACCTGATCGCGTTCGGCGGGCTCCTGCTGCTGGCTGGTCGGCTAGGTGACCTCCTGGGCCGGCGGAACGTCTTTACAGCCGGACTGGTCGTTTTCACCATCGCCTCCGTGCTGTGCGGCCTCGCACGCTCGCAGGAGGTACTTGTCATCGCACGGTTCATCCAGGGCGTCGGCGGCGCTCTGACGTCCGCAGTGATCCTGGGCATGATCGTGACCCTGTTCCCCGAGCCGCGCGAGCAGGCGAAGGCGATCGGCATGTTCGCGTTCGTAGCGTCCGCCGGTGGGTCGATCGGTCTGCTGGCCGGCGGTGTACTGACGCAGGCGATCAGCTGGCACTGGATCTTCTTCGTGAACCTGCCCATTGGCGTACTGACGACCGCGCTGGCCGTGAAGTTCATCGAGAAGGACAAGGGCCTCGGGCTGGGGCGCGGTACCGACGTACCGGGTGCTGTGCTGATCACCGGTGCACTGATGCTCGGTGTGTTCACGATCGTGAAGCCTGCGGCCGAGCTGGGCTGGACCGCTCCGCGGACCCTGCTGCTGGCTGCGATCACGCTGGCGCTGCTGGCCGGGTTCATCGTCCGTGAGGCGACTGCTGCGAACCCTCTGGTCCCACTGCGGATCTTCCGGTCCCGCACGCTGACCGGTGCGAACCTGGTCCAGGCGCTCTCCAGCTCCGGGATGTTCGGCATCTTCTTCCTCGGCTCGCTCTACCTGCAGCGTGTCCTCGGGTACGACGCCCTGGAGATCGGGCTGGCGTTCCTGCCGACCACGGTGGTCATGGGGCTGCTGTCGGTGAAGTACTCCGAGAAGCTGGTGATGCGCTTCGGCCCGCGCCGCCCGTTGATCGTTGGGCTGTCGCTGATCGTCGTCGGGCTGGCCCTCTTCACCCAGGCGCCGGTCGGTGGCAACTACTTCATCCACGTGCTGCCGGTGCTGGCACTGCTCGGCCTGGGCGGTGGCATCTGCTTCCCCGCGCTGATGGGCCTGTCGATGTCAGACGTCAAGCCCGAGGACGCCGGTCTGGCTTCCGGTCTCATCGGCACCATGGGCGAGGTCGGCGCCGCTCTCGGCCTGGCGATCCTGGCGACGCTCTCGGCCACCCGCACCGCCACGAGCACCAAGTCCCCGCTGGAAGCACTGACCGACGGCTACCACTTCTCCTTCGGCGTAGCAGCCGCCATCGTGGCCGCCGCGGTCGCCATCGCGGCAATCGTCATGCGCCCGACCAAGCAGGCAGTCACCACGGAAGACCCCGAGCCCGAACTCCTCTGCGAAGCCGCCTGA
- a CDS encoding DUF624 domain-containing protein, with product MQKANRTSAVLSKLAVVGDLLMLQLAFLVISFGILTLFPAAFAMQRVLPDAISQDRPKLLRRFLVEFRQMMKRYWLPGFGLWTGSLMLAFGISFWAYAAGPVRIVALAILIPLTGMILGLYLSGLAILPEAPATATMKTLFRSANLFLLRRPLPVAGSVVILLTWFALASQVPTLLVVGSGLVPALSAYWLSRPRRQKSSEDVSI from the coding sequence GTGCAGAAGGCCAACCGGACGAGTGCCGTGCTGAGCAAGCTGGCGGTGGTCGGCGATCTGCTGATGCTGCAGCTGGCGTTCCTGGTGATCAGCTTCGGCATCCTGACCCTCTTCCCGGCCGCGTTCGCGATGCAGCGGGTGCTGCCGGACGCGATCAGCCAGGACCGTCCGAAGCTGCTGCGGCGGTTTCTCGTGGAGTTCCGGCAGATGATGAAGCGGTACTGGCTGCCCGGGTTCGGCCTGTGGACCGGCAGTCTGATGCTCGCGTTCGGCATCTCCTTCTGGGCGTACGCCGCGGGGCCGGTCCGGATCGTCGCGCTCGCCATCCTGATCCCGCTCACCGGCATGATCCTGGGGCTCTACCTGAGCGGTCTGGCGATCCTCCCGGAAGCACCTGCCACGGCGACGATGAAGACGCTGTTCCGGTCCGCCAACCTGTTCCTGCTGCGCCGCCCGCTCCCAGTGGCCGGCAGTGTGGTCATCCTGCTCACCTGGTTCGCCCTGGCGTCGCAGGTGCCGACACTGCTCGTTGTCGGGAGCGGCCTGGTCCCGGCGCTCTCGGCGTACTGGCTCTCTCGACCGCGGCGGCAAAAAAGTTCTGAAGACGTGTCAATCTGA
- a CDS encoding substrate-binding domain-containing protein has protein sequence MLAQERHELILRSLRRHGRLRVADLVDELGVSAITVRRDLAELDSAGLLRRVHGGAIGTSAADQANPGNRLTIGIVVPSATSYYSDVIRGAEAIADRYGARLVLGVSGYDVTTERERLDKVLGIGVAGLLISTALGDGDADRMDSRLDDIDVPVVLMERAFGYPQMRREYDHVRTDHAYGAMLALRHFVALGHRRIAINLQATVTAYWLRLGIEAAAKALGVEVFLSPVDLPARGDDPGAVAQLDAFLAECDSFGSHAVLVHSDEHGASLVERAMELGLRVPEDLAVIAYNDVTASLAVVPLTAVCPPRRALGETACDLLLRKLQSPHTPTQHLSLLPTLNTRTSCGAADA, from the coding sequence ATGCTTGCACAGGAGCGCCACGAGCTGATCCTGCGCAGCCTGCGGCGGCACGGGCGGCTCCGGGTCGCCGACCTGGTCGACGAGCTCGGCGTCTCCGCGATCACAGTACGCCGGGACCTGGCCGAACTGGACTCCGCCGGCCTGCTCCGCCGCGTGCACGGCGGCGCGATCGGGACCTCCGCGGCCGACCAGGCGAACCCCGGAAACCGGCTCACGATCGGCATCGTGGTGCCGAGCGCGACGTCGTACTACTCCGACGTGATCCGCGGCGCGGAGGCGATCGCCGACCGGTACGGCGCGCGGCTGGTGCTCGGCGTCTCCGGGTACGACGTGACCACCGAGCGTGAACGGCTGGACAAGGTGCTCGGCATCGGGGTCGCCGGCCTGCTGATCAGTACCGCGCTCGGCGACGGCGACGCGGACCGGATGGACTCCCGGCTGGACGATATCGACGTACCGGTGGTGCTGATGGAACGGGCGTTCGGGTACCCGCAGATGCGCCGCGAGTACGACCACGTCCGGACCGACCACGCGTACGGCGCGATGCTGGCGCTGCGCCACTTCGTCGCGCTCGGCCACCGCCGGATCGCGATCAACCTGCAGGCCACGGTCACGGCGTACTGGCTCCGCCTCGGCATCGAGGCCGCCGCGAAGGCACTCGGCGTCGAGGTCTTCCTCTCCCCCGTGGACCTCCCCGCCCGCGGCGACGACCCCGGTGCGGTCGCCCAACTGGACGCGTTCCTGGCCGAGTGCGACTCCTTCGGCAGCCACGCCGTCCTGGTCCACTCCGACGAACACGGCGCCAGCCTCGTAGAACGCGCCATGGAACTAGGCCTCCGCGTCCCCGAGGACCTGGCCGTCATCGCCTACAACGACGTCACCGCCTCCCTGGCAGTCGTCCCCCTCACCGCCGTCTGCCCACCCCGCCGAGCCCTCGGCGAAACCGCCTGCGACCTCCTCCTCCGCAAACTCCAGTCCCCCCACACCCCCACCCAGCACCTGAGCCTCCTCCCCACCCTCAACACCCGCACCTCCTGCGGAGCCGCAGACGCCTGA